A region of Leptodactylus fuscus isolate aLepFus1 unplaced genomic scaffold, aLepFus1.hap2 HAP2_SCAFFOLD_441, whole genome shotgun sequence DNA encodes the following proteins:
- the LOC142188421 gene encoding leucine-rich repeat-containing protein 14-like, giving the protein MLSLVFICSRRLVSDRSLLRRALPFVPDDLYRVLFRAAFMDKKTLALQELVRQWPFPFLILQSLLQEDEHLHPPTMTYEKANRQCMQAIILSVVDYLKRELVSWREGRPPREQQLRLLDLTDIHDNELEQDANTLSFWPLTVLLAKSCIKLFKRLQEELWLDVERRRESGDPLPSGYTVEGPLCVDVQVDLFVNSTSYSILQKALQGNSCGPLRLHCRDFRVEELSLRRSIGLLQLLNPISPYNLRQIDLRFNNLGLCGLNTLMPYIKRFTNLRSLKLPYSNVDVILTTDAEDGIQTFSSHLCQLPALKELNLGSSRLSEHLQHLLWMLPAPLESLELAFCSLFPVDLRYLSSSIHVSSLKKLDLSGHNLRDELLQPFLQLLAAASSSLLFLDAMECKLSDASLSVLTPVLGRCRHLRYLGLFDNPVSIGGVRNLLHRLLFLSDLRLVIYPLPSECYQDTAPNSQSVPSINPHRTLQFDAEVQEVLVRANRTDMVWTSNMVTQRPPEYLSLEPWMPRPS; this is encoded by the exons ATGTTGTCCCTGGTGTTCATCTGCAGTCGGAGGTTGGTGTCGGACCGCAGTCTCCTGCGCAGAGCGCTGCCCTTTGTCCCAGACGACCTCTACCGGGTGCTCTTCAGAGCCGCATTCATGGACAAGAAGACGTTGGCGCTGCAGGAATTGGTGCGGCAATGGCCATTCCCCTTCCTGATCCTCCAGAGTCTGCTGCAGGAGGACGAGCACCTCCACCCCCCCACCATGACCTATGAGAAGGCCAATCGGCAGTGTATGCAGGCCATCATACTGAGCGTCGTGGACTACCTCAAGCGGGAGCTGGTCAGCTGGAGAGAGGGGCGACCGCCCAG GGAGCAGCAACTGAGGCTCCTGGACCTGACTGATATCCATGACAATGAGCTGGAGCAGGACGCGAACACTTTGAGTTTCTGGCCCCTCACCGTCCTCCTGGCAAAGTCCTGCATCAAGCTCTTCAAAAGATTACAGGAGGAATTGTGGCTAGATGTGGAGCGCAGGCGAGAGTCCGGTGACCCTTTACCCTCGGGGTACACAGTTGAAGGCCCTTTGTGTGTGGATGTGCAAGTGGATCTGTTTGTGAACAGCACTTCCTATTCCATCCTGCAGAAGGCGCTGCAGGGTAACTCGTGTGGTCCTCTGCGTTTGCATTGTCGGGACTTCAGGGTGGAGGAGCTGTCTCTGCGGCGCTCTATAGGACTGCTGCAGCTGCTGAACCCGATCAGCCCCTACAACCTCCGGCAGATAGACCTGAGGTTCAATAACTTGGGGCTTTGTGGTCTGAACACTCTAATGCCGTATATAAAGCGCTTCACCAACCTGCGGAGCCTGAAGTTACCGTACAGCAATGTAGACGTGATACTCACCACCGATGCCGAGGACGGTATACAGACCTTCTCTTCCCACCTCTGCCAGCTGCCTGCACTCAAGGAGCTCAACCTCGGATCGTCACGGCTTTCTGAACATTTACAGCACCTACTCTG GATGCTTCCGGCCCCTCTGGAGAGTTTGGAGCTGGCCTTCTGCTCCCTCTTCCCCGTTGACCTCCGCTATCTCTCCTCCAGTATCCATGTCTCCTCTCTGAAGAAGTTGGACTTGAGCGGCCACAATCTGCGTGACGAGCTCCTTCAGCCGTTCCTGCAGCTCCTTGCAGCCGCCTCTTCGTCCCTTCTCTTCCTGGATGCCATGGAGTGTAAGCTGAGTGACGCCTCGCTGTCGGTGCTGACCCCTGTCCTGGGGCGCTGTCGCCACCTGCGCTACCTGGGGCTGTTTGATAACCCTGTATCCATTGGGGGTGTGCGCAATCTTCTGCACAGACTCCTGTTCCTCAGCGACCTGCGCCTTGTCATCTATCCGCTCCCCTCGGAGTGTTACCAGGACACCGCCCCCAATTCACAGTCCGTTCCGTCCATCAATCCTCACAGGACCCTTCAGTTTGATGCCGAGGTGCAGGAAGTTCTGGTGCGAGCTAATAGGACAGACATGGTGTGGACTTCCAACATGGTGACTCAGCGGCCCCCGGAGTACCTGAGCTTGGAGCCCTGGATGCCTCGGCCATCTTAG